One window of the Staphylococcus equorum genome contains the following:
- the racE gene encoding glutamate racemase, with translation MEKPIGVIDSGVGGLTVAKEIMRQLPHETIYYLGDIKRCPYGPREGAEVRKFTTELAEKLMEFDIKMLVIACNTATAVALKYLQKLLAIPVIGVIEPGARTAIMTTKNNDVLILGTEGTIKSEAYRYHIKNINPNVEVSGIACPGFVPLVEEMRYKDPTITSIIVHQTLKHWRNSNADTVILGCTHYPLLYQPINDYFGGEKVVISSGLETAREVSALLTFSNEHAAYTAHPEHRFFATGETEHIERIIEEWLNMETKVEKIEV, from the coding sequence ATGGAGAAACCAATTGGTGTAATAGACTCGGGTGTCGGTGGGTTAACAGTAGCAAAAGAAATCATGCGCCAACTACCTCACGAAACAATTTATTATTTGGGTGATATTAAACGTTGCCCTTATGGCCCGAGAGAAGGCGCAGAAGTTAGGAAATTCACAACAGAATTAGCTGAAAAGCTGATGGAATTTGATATAAAAATGCTTGTTATTGCTTGTAATACTGCGACGGCAGTTGCTTTAAAATATTTACAAAAATTATTAGCTATACCAGTCATTGGTGTCATTGAGCCTGGTGCGAGAACAGCAATAATGACAACGAAAAATAATGATGTTTTAATCTTAGGTACAGAAGGTACAATTAAATCTGAGGCTTATAGATATCACATTAAAAACATTAATCCTAATGTAGAAGTTTCTGGTATCGCATGTCCTGGCTTTGTTCCTTTAGTTGAAGAAATGCGTTATAAAGATCCTACAATAACTAGTATTATCGTGCATCAAACATTGAAACATTGGAGAAATAGTAATGCAGATACTGTTATATTAGGTTGTACGCATTATCCTTTACTTTATCAGCCAATAAACGATTATTTTGGTGGCGAAAAAGTGGTGATTTCTTCTGGTTTAGAGACAGCACGTGAAGTAAGCGCATTATTAACATTTAGTAATGAACATGCTGCTTATACAGCTCACCCAGAACATAGGTTTTTTGCTACGGGTGAAACAGAGCATATCGAACGTATAATAGAAGAATGGTTAAATATGGAAACAAAAGTAGAAAAAATAGAAGTATAG
- the sdhB gene encoding succinate dehydrogenase iron-sulfur subunit: MADTKEVNETAAQEEQNQQPSQKSIKLIIKRQDTEESKPYEEEFEIPYRENLNVIACLMEIRRNPINSKGEKTTPVIWDMNCLEEVCGACSMVINGQARQSCSAIVDQLEQPIKLEPMSTFPVIRDLQVDRTRMFDNLKRMKAWVPIDGTYDLGPGPRMPEKKRQTAYELSKCMTCGVCLEVCPNVTSSNDFVGAQAISQVRLFNLHPTGSMTKDERLEALMGGGGLQACGNSQNCVNACPKGIPLTTSIAALNRETSFHMFKSFFGSDHQVN; the protein is encoded by the coding sequence ATGGCAGATACAAAAGAAGTAAATGAAACGGCAGCGCAAGAAGAACAAAACCAACAACCAAGCCAAAAATCAATCAAATTAATTATTAAACGTCAAGATACAGAAGAATCAAAACCTTATGAGGAAGAGTTTGAAATTCCTTATAGAGAAAACTTAAACGTTATAGCATGTTTAATGGAAATCAGACGTAACCCAATTAACAGTAAAGGTGAAAAAACAACACCTGTAATCTGGGATATGAACTGTTTAGAAGAAGTGTGTGGTGCTTGTTCAATGGTGATTAACGGACAAGCAAGACAATCATGTTCTGCAATTGTTGATCAATTAGAACAACCAATTAAATTAGAACCAATGAGTACTTTCCCAGTTATTCGTGACTTACAAGTTGACCGTACTAGAATGTTCGATAACTTGAAACGTATGAAAGCTTGGGTTCCAATTGATGGTACTTACGATTTAGGTCCTGGACCTCGTATGCCTGAGAAAAAACGTCAAACAGCTTATGAATTATCAAAATGTATGACATGTGGTGTATGTTTAGAAGTTTGTCCTAACGTTACAAGTAGTAATGATTTCGTTGGTGCACAAGCAATCTCACAAGTTAGATTATTTAATTTACACCCAACAGGCTCAATGACAAAAGATGAGCGTCTTGAAGCCTTAATGGGTGGCGGTGGACTACAAGCATGTGGTAACTCTCAAAACTGTGTCAATGCATGTCCTAAAGGTATTCCTTTAACAACATCGATTGCAGCATTAAATAGAGAAACATCATTCCATATGTTTAAATCATTCTTTGGTTCAGATCACCAAGTCAATTAA